The sequence TCCTTTCGATCGCCCTCGGTGGCGCCCTCGGGGCGGTCAGCCGGGCCGTCATCGGGATCTGGATTCCCGCCGAGTACCCCTGGGCCACGCTCGCGGTCAATGTGATCGGTTCGCTCCTGATCGGCTTCATCTTCGGACTGGAGGCCTTTCACCACCTCAACCCGCACCTGCGCCTGCTCCTGACGACCGGCTTCTGCGGCGGGTTGACGACCTTTTCCACCTTCAGCTACCAGACGATGGCGCTCTTCCGCGAGGGCAACACAACCGGCGCGCTTGCCAACATCGCCCTTAACCTCGTGCTGACACTGGCGGCGGTCGCCGCCGGACTGAAACTGGCTGGACTTACGGCCCGGGTTTAGGCTTTCTGAGGCCATGCCCATGTCGCT comes from Ruficoccus amylovorans and encodes:
- the crcB gene encoding fluoride efflux transporter CrcB, with product MNFLSFLSIALGGALGAVSRAVIGIWIPAEYPWATLAVNVIGSLLIGFIFGLEAFHHLNPHLRLLLTTGFCGGLTTFSTFSYQTMALFREGNTTGALANIALNLVLTLAAVAAGLKLAGLTARV